In Strigops habroptila isolate Jane chromosome 14, bStrHab1.2.pri, whole genome shotgun sequence, one genomic interval encodes:
- the CBX8 gene encoding chromobox protein homolog 8 isoform X2, with protein MELSAVGERVFAAEALLKRRIRKGRMEYLVKWKGWSQKYSTWEPEENILDARLLAAFEEREREMELYGPKKRGPKPKTFLLKAQAKAKAKTYEFRSDSSRGIRVPYPGRSPQELGSTSRAREGLRNIALAPQGSSSTSTPKGDSIRDRVIRVEEKPGETPKKRGPKPRKELYKDLAETLDASKRKLGDPGDKVGDYLKARKMEEAAAGAKFSSGHSVIQLARRQDPDLPGTLPGPNRAEVGTKLGAAESYPPRLAKHRADFLDPKGQGGLDPGGPKLLHGAVSPGAMGSLYRDGVGGQAGRPSLIARIPVSRILGDPEEESWSPSLNNLEKVVVTDVTSNFLTVTIKESSTDQGFFKEKR; from the exons ATGGAGCTCTCGGCCGTCGGGGAGCGCGTCTTCGCGGCCGAGGCCCTGCTCAAGCGCCGCATCCGCAAA GGGCGTATGGAGTATCTGGTCAAATGGAAAGGCTGGTCGCAGAA GTACAGCACTTGGGAGCCCGAGGAGAACATCCTGGACGCCCGCCTGCTCGCAGCCTTCGAGGAGAG GGAGCGAGAAATGGAGCTATATGGGCCCAAAAAGAGAggccccaaacccaaaaccttccTGCTGAAG GCCCAGGCgaaagcaaaagccaaaacCTATGAATTCCGCAGCGACTCTTCCAGAGGGATCCGGGTGCCGTATCCTGGCAGGTCCCCCCAGGAGCTGGGCTCCACGTCCCGTGCTAGGGAAGGACTGAGAAACATAGCCCTGGCTCCCcagggcagctccagcaccagcacccctAAGGGAGACAGCATCCGGGACCGGGTGATTCGCGTGGAGGAGAAACCTGGGGAGACCCCCAAAAAGAGAGGCCCGAAGCCCAGGAAGGAGCTTTACAAGGACCTGGCAGAGACTCTGGATGCTTCCAAGAGAAAACTGGGGGACCCGGGGGACAAGGTGGGGGACTACCTGAAGGCCAGGAAAatggaggaggcagcagcaggagccaagTTCAGCTCGGGACACAGCGTCATCCAGCTGGCGCGGCGGCAGGACCCCGACCTCCCCGGCACCCTGCCCGGCCCCAACCGAGCTGAGGTGGGCACCAAGCTGGGCGCTGCCGAGAGCTACCCACCGCGGCTGGCCAAGCACCGCGCAGACTTTCTGGACCCCAAGGGGCAGGGGGGGCTGGACCCCGGCGGGCCCAAGCTCCTGCACGGCGCGGTGAGCCCGGGCGCCATGGGCAGCCTGTACCGTGACGGCGTGGGGGGCCAGGCGGGGCGGCCGTCCCTCATCGCCAGGATCCCCGTCTCCAGGATCCTGGGGGACCCCGAGGAGGAGTCCTGGAGCCCCTCGCTCAACAACCTGGAGAAGGTGGTGGTAACTGATGTGACCTCTAACTTTTTGACCGTCACCATCAAGGAGAGCAGCACGGACCAAGGATTCTTTAAGGAGAAGCGATGA
- the CBX8 gene encoding chromobox protein homolog 8 isoform X1 has protein sequence MELSAVGERVFAAEALLKRRIRKGRMEYLVKWKGWSQKYSTWEPEENILDARLLAAFEESFGFFNTSREREMELYGPKKRGPKPKTFLLKAQAKAKAKTYEFRSDSSRGIRVPYPGRSPQELGSTSRAREGLRNIALAPQGSSSTSTPKGDSIRDRVIRVEEKPGETPKKRGPKPRKELYKDLAETLDASKRKLGDPGDKVGDYLKARKMEEAAAGAKFSSGHSVIQLARRQDPDLPGTLPGPNRAEVGTKLGAAESYPPRLAKHRADFLDPKGQGGLDPGGPKLLHGAVSPGAMGSLYRDGVGGQAGRPSLIARIPVSRILGDPEEESWSPSLNNLEKVVVTDVTSNFLTVTIKESSTDQGFFKEKR, from the exons ATGGAGCTCTCGGCCGTCGGGGAGCGCGTCTTCGCGGCCGAGGCCCTGCTCAAGCGCCGCATCCGCAAA GGGCGTATGGAGTATCTGGTCAAATGGAAAGGCTGGTCGCAGAA GTACAGCACTTGGGAGCCCGAGGAGAACATCCTGGACGCCCGCCTGCTCGCAGCCTTCGAGGAGAG ctttggtttttttaacaccTCTAGGGAGCGAGAAATGGAGCTATATGGGCCCAAAAAGAGAggccccaaacccaaaaccttccTGCTGAAG GCCCAGGCgaaagcaaaagccaaaacCTATGAATTCCGCAGCGACTCTTCCAGAGGGATCCGGGTGCCGTATCCTGGCAGGTCCCCCCAGGAGCTGGGCTCCACGTCCCGTGCTAGGGAAGGACTGAGAAACATAGCCCTGGCTCCCcagggcagctccagcaccagcacccctAAGGGAGACAGCATCCGGGACCGGGTGATTCGCGTGGAGGAGAAACCTGGGGAGACCCCCAAAAAGAGAGGCCCGAAGCCCAGGAAGGAGCTTTACAAGGACCTGGCAGAGACTCTGGATGCTTCCAAGAGAAAACTGGGGGACCCGGGGGACAAGGTGGGGGACTACCTGAAGGCCAGGAAAatggaggaggcagcagcaggagccaagTTCAGCTCGGGACACAGCGTCATCCAGCTGGCGCGGCGGCAGGACCCCGACCTCCCCGGCACCCTGCCCGGCCCCAACCGAGCTGAGGTGGGCACCAAGCTGGGCGCTGCCGAGAGCTACCCACCGCGGCTGGCCAAGCACCGCGCAGACTTTCTGGACCCCAAGGGGCAGGGGGGGCTGGACCCCGGCGGGCCCAAGCTCCTGCACGGCGCGGTGAGCCCGGGCGCCATGGGCAGCCTGTACCGTGACGGCGTGGGGGGCCAGGCGGGGCGGCCGTCCCTCATCGCCAGGATCCCCGTCTCCAGGATCCTGGGGGACCCCGAGGAGGAGTCCTGGAGCCCCTCGCTCAACAACCTGGAGAAGGTGGTGGTAACTGATGTGACCTCTAACTTTTTGACCGTCACCATCAAGGAGAGCAGCACGGACCAAGGATTCTTTAAGGAGAAGCGATGA
- the CBX8 gene encoding chromobox protein homolog 8 isoform X3 encodes MELSAVGERVFAAEALLKRRIRKAQAKAKAKTYEFRSDSSRGIRVPYPGRSPQELGSTSRAREGLRNIALAPQGSSSTSTPKGDSIRDRVIRVEEKPGETPKKRGPKPRKELYKDLAETLDASKRKLGDPGDKVGDYLKARKMEEAAAGAKFSSGHSVIQLARRQDPDLPGTLPGPNRAEVGTKLGAAESYPPRLAKHRADFLDPKGQGGLDPGGPKLLHGAVSPGAMGSLYRDGVGGQAGRPSLIARIPVSRILGDPEEESWSPSLNNLEKVVVTDVTSNFLTVTIKESSTDQGFFKEKR; translated from the exons ATGGAGCTCTCGGCCGTCGGGGAGCGCGTCTTCGCGGCCGAGGCCCTGCTCAAGCGCCGCATCCGCAAA GCCCAGGCgaaagcaaaagccaaaacCTATGAATTCCGCAGCGACTCTTCCAGAGGGATCCGGGTGCCGTATCCTGGCAGGTCCCCCCAGGAGCTGGGCTCCACGTCCCGTGCTAGGGAAGGACTGAGAAACATAGCCCTGGCTCCCcagggcagctccagcaccagcacccctAAGGGAGACAGCATCCGGGACCGGGTGATTCGCGTGGAGGAGAAACCTGGGGAGACCCCCAAAAAGAGAGGCCCGAAGCCCAGGAAGGAGCTTTACAAGGACCTGGCAGAGACTCTGGATGCTTCCAAGAGAAAACTGGGGGACCCGGGGGACAAGGTGGGGGACTACCTGAAGGCCAGGAAAatggaggaggcagcagcaggagccaagTTCAGCTCGGGACACAGCGTCATCCAGCTGGCGCGGCGGCAGGACCCCGACCTCCCCGGCACCCTGCCCGGCCCCAACCGAGCTGAGGTGGGCACCAAGCTGGGCGCTGCCGAGAGCTACCCACCGCGGCTGGCCAAGCACCGCGCAGACTTTCTGGACCCCAAGGGGCAGGGGGGGCTGGACCCCGGCGGGCCCAAGCTCCTGCACGGCGCGGTGAGCCCGGGCGCCATGGGCAGCCTGTACCGTGACGGCGTGGGGGGCCAGGCGGGGCGGCCGTCCCTCATCGCCAGGATCCCCGTCTCCAGGATCCTGGGGGACCCCGAGGAGGAGTCCTGGAGCCCCTCGCTCAACAACCTGGAGAAGGTGGTGGTAACTGATGTGACCTCTAACTTTTTGACCGTCACCATCAAGGAGAGCAGCACGGACCAAGGATTCTTTAAGGAGAAGCGATGA